A region of Zeugodacus cucurbitae isolate PBARC_wt_2022May chromosome 5, idZeuCucr1.2, whole genome shotgun sequence DNA encodes the following proteins:
- the LOC105208772 gene encoding mucin-22, whose translation MKFHLFLVVLLFSMKRATSDYIECYVCEDCEENEGQLVSCALLGELQLIDAVVDSDTDTAPLISTTQTTTTIKETNNSSTSASFENPTTTTATVKQNLTTTVSIPNPIDSMESYEDLDWEPHGSVTNTKLDRETTNGTNTQEETLLANGTVIARNETSEAIVDGTTVLLPGTMPTVKVNLTSTVHTNVTTNTTDMLGLNTTTIETFLNTTIVGTRPNATSATILGNESSGNVTTNLSTLNTSGTLSSVGLNGTNSLNATSATSGNVTATGISILGNETTSSVGLNGTTQVNSTTVNSGNVITTGISILGNETASSVGLNGTSQVNATTVNSGNVTTTGISILENETTSYVDLNGTTQVSTTASSGNVTATGISILGNETTSSVGLNGTSQVNATTVNSGNVTTTGISILGYETTSSVGLNSSAVTATTVSSGNLTATEISTLGNETTSSVGLNGTMQFNATTGILGNIAATSSVGLNETNQVNATTTSPGNLTNIGISTLGNETISTVVLNGTTQVNTTIGIPGNITTTSSVGLNGTAQGNTTIVNTGNLTTTGTSILGNESMSSVDLNVTSPVNTTTLSSMVQNGTIQGSTVNVGNLTTAGNSSLGAGSMNSTFTLAQSNYTATEIKELTNATNGNSSSIVSTANMNGTLTNINGAPQNVNTTTLLNLTANITNEATKINGTSNSTTSASNTTISNNAQAGTVISEEYSDEDDSKFVSDSEEGLLKRSKTYHERLGTNKNTENAGGSAIMAVKQRKPFLVKQNPADILLNKYSKLRYAAGLKQVNITYKCYTVRVKGKDKVQVNKGCIAVPAKRTACELLATKYGETALQDCKVCPEGKCNNRNRSNNLKISVASSLSTILIAWLLS comes from the exons atgaaatttcatctatttttagTTGTTCTACTATTTTCCATGAAGAGAG CCACTTCAGACTACATTGAATGCTATGTGTGTGAAGATTGCGAGGAAAATGAGGGTCAGTTAGTCTCCTGTGCATTACTTGGAGAGTTGCAATTAATAGATGCCGTAGTTGACAGCGATACAGATACCGCTCCACTTATCAGCACAACGCAGACGACAACCACCATAAAAGAGACTAATAATAGTTCCACATCCGCGAGTTTCGAGAATCCGACAACGACGACTGCGACTGTCAAACAAAATCTAACAACTACAGTTAGTATACCGAATCCTATAGACTCCATGGAATCTTATGAGGACTTGGATTGGGAACCACATGGCTCAGTAACGAATACAAAGCTTGATAGAGAGACAACGAACGGCACGAATACACAAGAGGAAACTTTGTTAGCCAACGGAACTGTGATTGCAAGAAATGAGACCTCCGAGGCAATTGTAGACGGCACCACAGTGCTGTTACCGGGAACTATGCCAACTGTGAAGGTTAATTTGACTTCCactgtacatacaaatgttacCACGAATACTACTGATATGCTCGGACTGAATACAACTACAATTGAGACTTTCTTGAACACAACTATAGTTGGCACAAGACCTAATGCCACCTCGGCAACAATACTTGGCAACGAAAGTTCTGGAAACGTCACTACAAATTTAAGTACTCTAAATACTTCTGGAACCTTAAGTTCTGTGGGACTTAATGGTACAAATTCACTCAATGCAACATCCGCTACTTCTGGAAATGTGACAGCTACAGGGATTTCTATATTGGGAAATGAGACTACAAGTTCGGTAGGACTTAACGGTACAACTCAAGTCAATTCAACCACCGTTAACTCTGGTAATGTGATAACCACAGGGATTTCGATATTGGGAAATGAGACTGCAAGTTCGGTAGGACTTAACGGTACAAGTCAAGTCAATGCAACCACCGTTAACTCTGGTAACGTGACAACCACAGGAATTTCGATATTGGAAAATGAGACGACGAGTTATGTGGATCTAAATGGTACAACACAAGTTTCAACAACCGCTAGTTCTGGAAATGTGACAGCTACAGGGATTTCTATATTGGGAAATGAGACTACAAGTTCGGTAGGACTTAACGGTACAAGTCAAGTCAATGCAACCACCGTTAACTCTGGTAACGTGACAACCACAGGGATTTCTATATTGGGATATGAGACCACGAGTTCTGTGGGGCTTAATAGTTCAGCAGTCACTGCAACAACTGTTAGCTCTGGAAATCTGACAGCTACAGAGATTTCGACATTGGGAAATGAGACCACTAGCTCAGTAGGACTTAACGGTACAATGCAATTCAATGCAACTACTGGTATTCTTGGAAACATAGCAGCTACCAGTTCTGTGGGGCTTAATGAAACAAATCAAGTCAATGCTACAACCACTAGTCCTGGAAACCTAACAAATATAGGAATTTCGACTTTGGGAAATGAAACTATAAGTACTGTGGTACTTAATGGTACAACGCAAGTAAATACAACTATTGGTATTCCTGGGAACATAACAACTACGAGTTCTGTCGGTCTTAATGGCACAGCTCAAGGCAATACAACAATCGTTAACACTGGGAACCTAACAACTACAGGTACTTCGATATTGGGAAATGAATCCATGAGCTCTGTGGATCTTAATGTTACATCTCCCGTCAATACAACAACTCTTAGCTCCATGGTGCAAAACGGAACAATACAAGGGTCAACTGTCAATGTTGGGAACTTAACAACAGCTGGAAATTCGAGTTTAGGAGCGGGGTCCATGAATTCCACATTCACATTGGCACAAAGCAATTATACAGCAACTGAAATCAAGGAACTGACCAATGCAACAAATGGAAATAGTTCTAGTATAGTATCAACTGCAAATATGAACGGAACATTAACAAATATTAACGGTGCTCCACAAAATGTTAACACAACAACCCTGTTAAATTTAACAGCAAATATTACAAACGAAGCGACTAAAATTAACGGTACTTCAAATTCAACCACATCTGCGTCAAATACAACAATTTCAAATAATGCACAAGCTGGAACTGTTATTTCTGAAGAATACTCTGACGAAGATGACAGCAAGTTCGTTTCGGATTCTGAAGAAGGTCTTCTGAAACGCTCGAAGACATATCACGAAAGGCTTGGCACTAACAAAAACACTGAGAATGCCGGGGGATCTGCCATAATGGCAGTCAAGCAAAGAAAGCCCTTCCTAGTTAAGCAGAATCCTGCAGACATTCTATTAAACAAATATAGCAAACTGAGGTATGCAGCAGGATTGAAGCAAGTAAACATAACCTACAAATGTTATACAGTGCGCGTTAAAG gcAAAGATAAAGTGCAAGTCAACAAAGGCTGCATCGCAGTGCCTGCTAAACGGACCGCCTGCGAACTGTTGGCTACGAAATATGGTGAGACGGCGTTGCAGGACTGCAAAGTGTGCCCAGAGGGCAAATGTAATAATCGCAATCGAagcaataatttgaaaatttctgtgGCAAGTTCTCTCTCAACGATTTTAATCGCTTGGTTGCTCAGTTGA